The following are from one region of the Methanospirillum hungatei genome:
- a CDS encoding MFS transporter, whose amino-acid sequence MDRTSVNVQKRYLPLIIAISLATFMASLDGTIVNIALPTISESFSLSSSSVSWVATIYLLVMAGCVLIFGKISDIIGFKRIFLTGFIIFILGSFSCGFLPDLTGSFLTLIGSRAFQGIGGAMIAAIAPAMVSAFIPMSMKGKAMGVIMTMAGLGTAIGPTMGGFLTQYLSWHWIFFINVPIGIFALLLGTRVIPNKEPHGSTEKLDKTGAALIFIGLAFLLYGFSEGTTMGWTSPVILGSLMLSVILLGIFVWKELHIQNPILEIRLFMDKTFLLINLVIFLVFFSLSGVNYLFPFYLEYIGGYSTSDAGLILTALSFSMMIAGMVAGMLYNRIGGRILSIVAAIFLTIGYYLITHLRIDTPTLFITVCLICIGLGLGLIITPVSNMIMTSASKKYQGMVSSLTSLERFVPMTIGIAIYNVIFIQGMTTIAEHYDITKSAPVDIQLKVLTAGFDLAFLLSFLIGIVILVFTIITRYKIHPDYLESELDEISTGII is encoded by the coding sequence ATGGATCGTACATCCGTGAACGTGCAAAAAAGATATTTACCTCTTATTATTGCAATTTCACTGGCAACTTTTATGGCTTCCCTTGATGGGACCATCGTTAATATTGCTCTTCCAACCATATCAGAATCATTTTCTCTCTCATCCAGCTCTGTTTCGTGGGTGGCAACTATTTACCTGTTGGTAATGGCTGGATGTGTCCTTATCTTTGGAAAAATTTCTGATATTATTGGGTTTAAACGTATTTTTCTTACTGGTTTTATCATTTTTATCCTAGGATCTTTCAGCTGTGGCTTTCTTCCAGATTTGACAGGATCCTTTCTGACTCTTATTGGATCACGGGCATTTCAGGGAATTGGAGGTGCTATGATTGCAGCAATTGCTCCAGCTATGGTATCTGCCTTTATTCCGATGAGTATGAAAGGAAAAGCTATGGGCGTCATTATGACCATGGCCGGACTTGGAACTGCAATTGGTCCAACAATGGGAGGTTTTTTAACACAATATCTCTCATGGCACTGGATTTTCTTCATTAATGTTCCCATTGGTATCTTTGCACTTCTTCTTGGAACCCGTGTGATTCCAAACAAAGAGCCTCATGGGAGTACTGAAAAATTAGACAAAACCGGTGCTGCATTGATATTTATAGGGCTAGCATTTTTGTTGTATGGATTTTCTGAAGGTACAACGATGGGATGGACATCTCCGGTCATTCTCGGTTCTCTCATGCTTTCAGTCATTCTTCTTGGAATATTTGTATGGAAAGAACTTCATATACAAAATCCAATTCTTGAAATCCGGTTATTTATGGACAAAACATTTTTACTCATTAATCTGGTAATATTTCTGGTCTTTTTCAGTTTGTCTGGTGTTAATTATCTATTCCCCTTTTACCTGGAATATATTGGTGGATACTCTACATCTGATGCAGGTCTTATCCTGACTGCACTCTCCTTTTCAATGATGATTGCAGGGATGGTCGCCGGTATGCTTTATAATCGCATAGGTGGGAGAATACTATCTATCGTTGCAGCTATTTTTCTGACGATTGGATATTATTTAATCACCCATCTGCGAATAGACACCCCAACCCTGTTTATCACGGTATGCCTGATTTGTATCGGATTAGGACTTGGGCTCATTATCACCCCGGTATCAAATATGATCATGACCAGTGCATCAAAAAAGTACCAGGGGATGGTTTCTTCGCTCACAAGTCTGGAGCGTTTCGTTCCGATGACTATCGGGATTGCCATATATAATGTAATATTTATTCAGGGAATGACGACTATTGCAGAGCATTATGATATTACAAAGAGTGCTCCGGTTGACATCCAGCTGAAAGTACTCACTGCAGGATTTGATTTGGCTTTTCTTTTATCGTTCCTTATCGGAATAGTCATCCTGGTTTTCACTATCATAACGCGATACAAGATTCATCCTGATTATCTTGAATCAGAATTAGATGAGATATCTACTGGGATAATATAA